The Candidatus Methylomirabilota bacterium genome includes a window with the following:
- a CDS encoding AtzE family amidohydrolase, with protein sequence MSDLDYVGSDGLGLVAAIRARRVSARAVTEAALARAASRGVAVNAFTAVLADQARADAERVDGALAAGREPGPLAGLPFAAKNLFDVAGVTTLAGSRINASRPPARRDAAAVAALRRAGAILIGALNMDEYAYGFTNENAHHGAVRNPHDPARVAGGSSGGSGAAVGAGLVPLALGSDTNGSVRVPAALCGAFGFKPTYGRVSRIGCAPLAGSLDHVGALGRSVRDVTAAFDAMHGPDPEDPVCARRPAEPCRPVLGQGIDGLRIAVLDGHFARGGEPDVFAAVAAAASALGVSRRATIPEAHRARAAAMVITACEGSSNHLDDLKTRPQDFDPLTRDRFLAGALVPGVFYQQAQRFRAWYRAQVARLFGEVDVLLAPTTPCPAPRIGQDRMVLDGVEVPARASLGLFTQPLSFIGLPVLSVPVRTGPLPVGVQIIGAPFREAHVLRVGALLEAKGVAAAVLAP encoded by the coding sequence ATGAGCGACCTGGACTACGTGGGAAGCGACGGGCTCGGCCTGGTCGCGGCCATCCGCGCCCGGCGGGTGAGCGCGCGGGCCGTCACCGAGGCCGCGCTGGCCCGCGCCGCCTCGCGCGGCGTCGCGGTGAACGCGTTCACCGCGGTGCTGGCCGACCAGGCGCGCGCCGACGCCGAGCGGGTCGACGGAGCCCTCGCGGCCGGCCGCGAGCCCGGCCCGCTGGCCGGCCTGCCGTTCGCAGCCAAGAACCTCTTCGACGTTGCCGGCGTGACCACGCTCGCCGGCTCCCGCATCAATGCGAGCCGACCTCCCGCGAGGCGTGATGCGGCGGCGGTGGCCGCACTGCGGCGGGCCGGCGCCATCCTGATCGGCGCCCTGAACATGGACGAGTACGCGTACGGCTTCACCAACGAGAACGCGCACCACGGCGCCGTGCGCAACCCGCACGATCCGGCCCGCGTGGCCGGCGGGTCCTCCGGCGGCTCGGGAGCGGCGGTGGGTGCCGGGCTCGTGCCGCTCGCGCTCGGCTCGGACACCAACGGCTCGGTGCGCGTGCCGGCGGCGCTGTGCGGGGCCTTCGGCTTCAAGCCGACCTACGGGCGCGTCTCGCGGATCGGCTGCGCGCCGCTGGCGGGCAGCCTCGATCACGTCGGCGCCCTCGGCCGCTCGGTGCGCGATGTCACCGCCGCGTTCGACGCCATGCACGGGCCCGACCCGGAGGATCCGGTCTGCGCCCGCCGTCCCGCCGAGCCCTGCCGACCCGTGCTGGGGCAGGGCATCGACGGCCTGCGCATCGCGGTGCTCGACGGCCACTTCGCCCGAGGCGGAGAGCCGGACGTCTTCGCCGCGGTGGCCGCCGCGGCCTCGGCTCTGGGCGTGTCGCGCCGGGCCACGATCCCCGAGGCCCACCGCGCCCGGGCCGCCGCCATGGTCATCACCGCGTGCGAGGGGTCGTCCAATCACCTCGACGATCTGAAAACGCGGCCGCAGGACTTCGATCCGCTCACGCGCGACCGGTTCCTCGCCGGCGCGCTGGTTCCCGGCGTGTTCTACCAGCAGGCGCAGCGGTTCCGCGCCTGGTACCGCGCGCAGGTGGCCCGGCTCTTCGGCGAGGTCGACGTGCTGCTGGCGCCGACCACGCCGTGCCCGGCGCCGCGAATCGGCCAGGACCGGATGGTGCTGGACGGCGTGGAAGTGCCGGCGCGGGCCAGCCTGGGCCTCTTCACCCAGCCACTCTCCTTCATCGGCCTGCCCGTGCTGTCGGTGCCGGTCCGGACGGGGCCGCTCCCGGTGGGCGTGCAGATCATCGGGGCGCCGTTCCGCGAGGCGCACGTCCTCCGCGTGGGAGCGCTGCTGGAGGCCAAGGGCGTGGCCGCAGCGGTGCTGGCGCCATGA
- a CDS encoding DUF4089 domain-containing protein: MTEAPTPEDLGAHVDRAAKLIGLPILHAHRAGVIQAMGVIAAAATLVMDFPLPDDVEAAPVFEP, from the coding sequence ATGACCGAAGCGCCGACGCCCGAGGACCTGGGCGCGCACGTGGACCGCGCCGCGAAGCTGATCGGCCTGCCGATTCTCCACGCGCATCGCGCCGGCGTCATCCAGGCGATGGGGGTCATCGCGGCGGCGGCAACGCTCGTGATGGACTTCCCGCTCCCGGACGATGTCGAGGCCGCCCCGGTGTTCGAGCCATGA